From Ignavibacteria bacterium, one genomic window encodes:
- a CDS encoding T9SS type A sorting domain-containing protein has translation MIEHGKYLFASTPNQGILRSSDQGASWTEANIGFSGTSLVRSILSRGEYLFAGTDKGGAYRHNGVNWRSTKVGLQTEYASSLAVQDSVLFVGVFRVQAANQRGGVFRSSDDGDSWRPYNTGPSSDVWSLAVNDANVFAGTQIGVYRSTDYGDNWNAANGPIKGGMGIEMRYQYILSLASIGTTIFAGGNRDVFVSTNYGSTWSFVRFNVPTDRIRSLAAIGTNMFATTVNGGVFRISGSGDTYTAESAGLSGKTVNSLAVSGTNLFAGTVDGGVFLTTDMGKTWTSINDGLPYSSVTALAIHKGNLYAGAASIVEFWHGAGVFVRPLSEIVTTVNETSASELTPLLQSQNFPNPFTNVTDIEFTLRESAHVTITIYNALGAIVQTIASKEFPAGHNTATWDASSHEVGLYFYRIIVGSQSETKSLLIMR, from the coding sequence TTGATCGAGCATGGCAAGTATCTTTTTGCCTCAACGCCTAACCAGGGAATCCTCCGCTCATCTGATCAAGGTGCTTCATGGACAGAAGCCAATATTGGATTTTCAGGCACATCTTTAGTTCGCTCCATACTGAGCAGGGGAGAATATCTTTTTGCTGGAACCGACAAGGGGGGTGCATACCGACATAATGGGGTGAATTGGCGTTCAACAAAGGTTGGTCTTCAAACTGAGTATGCCAGCTCTTTGGCGGTTCAAGACTCAGTCTTGTTTGTTGGAGTCTTTCGCGTGCAGGCTGCGAATCAACGAGGTGGCGTATTCCGTTCCTCCGACGATGGTGATTCGTGGCGTCCATACAACACTGGCCCTAGCAGTGATGTTTGGAGCCTAGCCGTCAACGATGCAAATGTGTTCGCCGGAACGCAGATTGGTGTGTATCGTTCCACTGATTATGGAGATAATTGGAACGCTGCCAATGGCCCAATTAAAGGCGGAATGGGGATAGAAATGAGATATCAGTACATCTTATCTCTCGCTTCTATAGGGACAACGATATTTGCGGGGGGAAATAGAGATGTCTTTGTATCTACAAACTACGGATCGACTTGGAGTTTTGTGAGATTCAATGTACCCACGGACAGAATTAGGTCTCTGGCTGCTATTGGAACAAATATGTTTGCTACAACCGTTAACGGGGGAGTGTTTCGTATCTCAGGAAGCGGTGATACCTACACCGCGGAATCGGCTGGTCTATCTGGGAAGACCGTAAACTCTCTTGCAGTTAGTGGCACGAATCTCTTTGCAGGAACGGTTGATGGGGGAGTCTTTCTGACAACTGACATGGGTAAAACGTGGACGTCTATTAATGATGGCCTCCCTTATTCGTCGGTTACTGCATTAGCAATACATAAAGGAAATCTATATGCGGGTGCAGCATCAATCGTCGAGTTCTGGCATGGCGCGGGTGTCTTTGTTCGCCCCCTTTCTGAGATTGTAACAACGGTAAATGAAACATCCGCAAGCGAGTTGACTCCATTGCTTCAATCTCAGAACTTTCCGAATCCCTTCACTAATGTGACAGACATTGAATTCACGTTGAGAGAATCTGCACACGTTACCATTACGATCTACAATGCACTCGGTGCAATTGTGCAGACAATAGCGTCCAAGGAATTTCCGGCAGGTCACAACACTGCAACATGGGATGCATCCTCCCATGAAGTCGGTCTGTATTTCTATCGCATAATTGTTGGGTCGCAAAGTGAGACCAAGAGTCTCTTGATCATGCGTTAG
- a CDS encoding DUF2075 domain-containing protein, which translates to MNRSLLSVSLEELRRESVATLQARLRSVAPPEQTGEQLTAWDDTVQALSDTFAGSDHDGHLFFEFDVPRLASRIDVVAVIKHVVFVLEFKTGSGTTSSAAMDQVTDYALDLRYFHRPSHDVVLAPLLVTEAGKAKPVVRFDPVDERMLNVAITSASHLRSFIDLVLGSSSGPNIDAQTWSKGAYEPTPTIIEAARALYRRHNISEITNSTAGEGALSKTASSLIDVIHATRSRGEKAICFVTGVPGAGKTLIGLDLATTSIDKETKQHCVYLSGNAPLVAVLREALTRDAVRQAKERGERKTKKSAEHSVKSFIQNVHHFRDEGVHSEEPPAEQIVVFDEAQRAWNREMTKRFMSSKKGVKDFDHSEPEFLISCMDRHHEWAVIVCLVGNGQEINRGEAGIAAWLEACRSRFHNWKVYASSHLALSESGTHEPLEDLTQRGVFTHMPALHLSASVRSFRSESVSGFVNALLRFDTEASTLLAQIQKSFPIVVTRDVAAAKQWVKERARGSERYGILASSAAQRLRPYAIDVTSKINPVHWFLNAKQDVRSSYFLETVATEFDVQGLELDWTCIAWDADFRHANTRNVWQQFSFRGDRWTNVKHPDRQAYQLNAYRVLLTRARQGMVICVPHGSEQDITRKPAFYDGTYKYLRDIGVKAV; encoded by the coding sequence ATGAATCGTTCCTTGCTGTCAGTATCGCTCGAGGAGTTACGCAGGGAGTCCGTGGCGACACTGCAGGCACGATTGCGCTCTGTGGCACCACCGGAGCAGACGGGAGAGCAGCTTACGGCCTGGGATGATACCGTGCAGGCGCTAAGTGATACGTTCGCTGGTTCAGACCACGATGGGCATCTCTTCTTTGAGTTTGATGTGCCGCGACTTGCGTCACGTATTGACGTGGTGGCCGTCATCAAACACGTTGTGTTTGTGCTTGAATTTAAGACGGGTTCGGGCACAACATCTTCTGCGGCGATGGACCAGGTAACCGACTACGCGTTGGATCTGCGATATTTCCATCGACCATCGCATGACGTAGTGCTGGCTCCATTGCTTGTCACAGAAGCTGGGAAGGCAAAACCGGTGGTCCGCTTCGACCCAGTGGATGAGCGAATGCTAAACGTGGCTATTACATCTGCTTCGCATTTGCGCTCCTTCATTGACCTCGTACTTGGTTCTTCATCTGGCCCCAACATCGATGCTCAAACTTGGTCGAAAGGGGCGTATGAGCCTACACCGACGATCATCGAGGCTGCACGTGCGTTGTATCGTAGACACAACATAAGCGAGATCACAAACAGTACCGCAGGAGAGGGTGCGCTGTCGAAAACGGCATCGTCGCTGATCGATGTCATACATGCGACGAGGTCCCGGGGCGAAAAAGCAATTTGTTTTGTCACCGGTGTACCCGGTGCAGGCAAGACACTTATTGGGCTCGATCTTGCAACAACTTCCATCGACAAAGAAACAAAGCAACACTGCGTGTATCTCTCCGGTAATGCCCCACTCGTAGCCGTTTTACGCGAGGCGCTGACGCGTGATGCTGTTCGGCAGGCTAAGGAACGAGGTGAGAGGAAGACAAAGAAGTCGGCTGAGCATAGCGTTAAGTCCTTTATTCAAAATGTTCACCACTTCCGTGACGAAGGAGTGCATTCCGAGGAGCCTCCTGCAGAACAGATCGTGGTGTTCGACGAAGCGCAGCGTGCGTGGAACAGGGAGATGACGAAGCGGTTTATGTCGAGCAAGAAGGGCGTAAAAGACTTTGATCATTCCGAGCCCGAGTTTCTCATTTCCTGCATGGACCGTCACCACGAGTGGGCAGTGATAGTTTGTCTGGTTGGCAATGGACAAGAGATCAACCGTGGGGAGGCCGGCATTGCGGCGTGGCTTGAGGCGTGTAGATCTCGCTTCCATAACTGGAAGGTGTATGCGTCATCGCATCTCGCATTGAGTGAGAGTGGAACACACGAGCCCCTTGAAGATCTTACTCAGCGCGGCGTGTTTACACACATGCCTGCGCTCCATCTGTCTGCATCCGTGCGGTCGTTTCGTTCCGAGTCTGTGTCCGGCTTTGTAAATGCGCTTCTTCGTTTCGACACCGAGGCATCGACGCTACTTGCTCAAATACAGAAGAGCTTCCCCATAGTCGTAACACGCGATGTTGCTGCTGCCAAGCAGTGGGTGAAAGAACGTGCTCGTGGTAGTGAGCGGTATGGGATACTCGCATCGAGTGCTGCGCAGCGGCTCCGTCCCTATGCGATAGATGTAACGTCAAAGATCAACCCCGTACATTGGTTCTTGAACGCCAAGCAAGATGTACGTTCCTCATATTTTCTTGAGACTGTTGCAACAGAGTTTGATGTGCAGGGATTAGAGCTTGACTGGACATGTATTGCATGGGATGCAGACTTCCGTCACGCAAATACTCGCAATGTTTGGCAGCAGTTTTCATTCCGAGGCGACCGGTGGACAAACGTCAAGCACCCCGATCGTCAAGCCTACCAATTAAATGCCTACCGCGTCCTCCTCACCCGCGCCCGCCAGGGCATGGTAATCTGCGTCCCCCACGGCTCCGAGCAAGACATTACCCGCAAGCCCGCGTTCTATGATGGCACATATAAGTATCTCCGTGACATTGGGGTGAAGGCGGTATAG
- a CDS encoding alpha/beta hydrolase, producing the protein MRYITFPFAIALFTLSMSAQTIQKISFDDRDSTFGHYLVVEPRERDSIAGVLILLAGFGQQAEDTPPETKLHNVAYTNRLLTVFFACGNKLYADSVTQGRLTSVISDVRRRYSVSPDNFVLGGFSAGGMIAMRYAELCAEHPEKSPIRPAGVFTVDSPIDIFTVYDLLELALKNKYSDLAVEEAQRAINFIKSDYGIPRENIRTYAKLTAFSMDPSLSQNERYLANIAVRTYHDVDIAWRIINRNQTVHLSNYEVTSELINRLVLMGNTRAEFMQTYQTGYRSNGQRHPHSWSIVNEVECIQWVIRLLH; encoded by the coding sequence ATGAGATATATAACATTTCCATTCGCGATCGCACTCTTCACGCTGTCGATGAGTGCGCAGACCATCCAGAAGATCTCGTTCGACGACAGAGATAGCACCTTCGGACATTACCTCGTTGTAGAGCCAAGGGAGCGTGACTCCATCGCCGGTGTACTCATTCTATTGGCTGGTTTCGGACAACAAGCCGAGGACACGCCTCCGGAAACGAAGCTCCACAACGTCGCCTATACCAACAGGCTCTTGACGGTATTCTTCGCCTGTGGCAACAAGCTCTACGCAGATAGCGTTACGCAAGGTCGCTTAACGTCAGTGATCAGTGATGTCCGAAGGCGATACTCCGTCTCACCCGACAATTTTGTGTTAGGGGGCTTCTCCGCCGGTGGAATGATCGCAATGCGGTATGCGGAACTCTGTGCCGAGCACCCGGAGAAGTCACCGATCCGTCCGGCTGGAGTGTTCACAGTTGACTCCCCCATCGACATTTTCACAGTCTATGACTTGTTGGAGCTTGCTTTGAAGAACAAGTACTCCGATCTCGCCGTCGAGGAGGCTCAGCGTGCGATTAACTTCATCAAGAGTGACTACGGCATACCAAGAGAGAACATCAGAACATATGCCAAGCTCACAGCCTTCAGTATGGATCCTTCACTCAGTCAGAACGAACGTTACCTCGCAAACATCGCCGTCCGAACCTATCACGACGTGGACATTGCCTGGCGTATCATAAACCGCAACCAAACCGTGCATCTCTCGAACTACGAAGTAACATCTGAGCTCATCAATCGCCTCGTCTTAATGGGCAACACCCGCGCCGAGTTCATGCAGACATATCAAACAGGCTACAGATCTAACGGTCAACGTCATCCCCACTCCTGGTCCATCGTGAATGAAGTGGAGTGTATACAGTGGGTAATTAGACTTCTTCACTGA
- a CDS encoding right-handed parallel beta-helix repeat-containing protein translates to MTTRSLLLLTALALFVPGLPLIATTLNVGVGKTYPTIQSAIVQTQPGDTVLIHPGTYTTSTYIVEKKGTWERPIVIEGVSQDSVIISGPSSSMQFVDCSYLTVQNFTMRGQKGNALFFDDGGTIGTPSETIIVRNIVFEDMEGASNVNTNFLKMAGVNFFGIENCRFDRGPVKSLCIDLVGCHGGFIYNCLLRGTTDGGIQAKGGSQDIDIISNTFENCGDRGINIGGSTGLPFFRPADARYEAVRIHVYTNTFLGCRASIAFAGAVGSWVVNNTIVNPTAWPFRILQENVDTSRFMPCGKISIQNNIIVFRNTLNAHFNVGPNTAPETFLVSHNLWYNSDVPSRSNENIAPVVESASIYGEDPLFINPTTDFSISSISPAVGKGQISVGPAQDKRNKRYVSPPSIGAYEGATVTSVFENVTNEHRSITRTTTGFIVRLPIDGQRRTCALYDLRGRLLRRIELNGGEHHVPAGLQEFLVVE, encoded by the coding sequence ATGACCACACGCTCCCTCCTCCTGCTTACGGCACTGGCATTGTTCGTTCCGGGCCTGCCCCTTATCGCTACCACATTGAATGTTGGTGTGGGCAAGACCTATCCAACGATCCAGTCGGCTATTGTGCAGACACAGCCGGGTGATACGGTGCTGATACATCCGGGGACGTATACCACGTCGACCTATATCGTTGAGAAGAAAGGCACGTGGGAAAGGCCGATCGTCATCGAGGGTGTCTCGCAGGATTCTGTCATCATCAGTGGTCCGTCGTCCTCCATGCAGTTCGTTGATTGTTCGTACCTCACTGTGCAGAACTTCACAATGCGTGGTCAGAAAGGCAATGCCTTGTTCTTTGATGACGGAGGCACGATCGGAACTCCGTCTGAAACCATTATCGTCCGCAACATTGTGTTTGAGGATATGGAGGGGGCGAGCAATGTGAACACAAATTTCTTAAAGATGGCTGGAGTGAATTTCTTCGGTATCGAAAACTGTAGATTCGATCGTGGTCCCGTTAAAAGCCTTTGTATTGACCTCGTTGGCTGTCACGGCGGATTCATCTACAATTGCCTTCTTCGCGGCACAACAGACGGAGGCATTCAGGCCAAGGGTGGTTCACAAGACATTGATATCATTTCGAACACCTTTGAGAATTGTGGTGACAGAGGGATCAATATTGGCGGATCAACCGGACTCCCCTTCTTCCGTCCAGCAGACGCCCGATACGAAGCCGTGCGCATCCATGTCTACACCAATACCTTTTTGGGATGTCGTGCATCCATTGCCTTTGCCGGTGCCGTGGGTTCTTGGGTGGTGAATAACACCATCGTTAACCCAACAGCCTGGCCGTTTCGCATTCTTCAAGAGAACGTGGATACATCTCGATTTATGCCATGTGGCAAAATCTCCATTCAGAATAATATCATCGTTTTTCGAAACACACTCAATGCACATTTCAATGTTGGGCCCAACACTGCGCCCGAAACGTTTCTTGTTTCGCACAACCTCTGGTACAACTCAGATGTGCCATCACGTTCCAACGAGAACATCGCGCCAGTTGTAGAGAGCGCGTCTATCTATGGCGAAGACCCACTCTTTATCAACCCGACAACTGACTTCTCGATCAGCTCGATTAGTCCGGCAGTAGGTAAGGGGCAGATCAGCGTAGGCCCCGCACAAGATAAACGCAACAAACGTTATGTATCGCCCCCTAGCATCGGAGCATATGAGGGGGCTACCGTAACCAGTGTGTTTGAGAACGTCACGAACGAACATCGATCCATCACACGCACCACCACCGGCTTCATCGTGCGACTCCCAATTGATGGACAACGCAGAACATGCGCACTCTACGACCTACGCGGCCGACTTCTCCGTCGGATCGAGCTTAATGGCGGTGAACATCACGTGCCGGCAGGTTTGCAGGAGTTCTTGGTGGTGGAGTAA
- a CDS encoding SIMPL domain-containing protein — MIKPIACFAVILLTSCTTPSVRTIKVIGEAKRFVTPTSAFVGLNVECKRSTPLQASLALDSSMLLVQSYCRRANVPPTDLSSETYDVSEHLVRRRTGPNNHELDSSSGWRAMTAVSVHVKRLPEIDSLVTGLTAIHGLTVVGISFHLDSTERINDTLRREAIKDARSRAEAMAQTLGCSVGDPISIEDGGTRILRGADVNDQGLRPRFFGINGRSSTRDLLSGIGGIVQDSHDVTDYSLFGNAIAPGLFLVTRGCNAEFVLECNK, encoded by the coding sequence ATGATCAAACCCATCGCCTGTTTCGCCGTGATCCTGTTGACCTCGTGTACAACCCCATCAGTTCGCACCATAAAGGTCATTGGTGAGGCCAAGCGCTTTGTGACGCCCACGTCGGCATTCGTCGGTTTGAATGTGGAGTGCAAACGTTCAACACCATTGCAAGCAAGTCTTGCCCTCGATTCAAGCATGCTGTTGGTACAATCCTATTGTCGGCGAGCCAACGTACCACCAACAGACCTAAGTTCTGAAACCTATGATGTATCGGAGCATTTGGTTCGTCGACGAACAGGACCGAACAACCACGAGCTCGATTCCTCCAGTGGTTGGAGGGCGATGACCGCTGTATCGGTTCATGTAAAGAGGTTACCAGAGATCGATAGTCTTGTGACGGGATTAACGGCAATACACGGACTCACAGTTGTTGGCATCTCCTTCCATCTTGATAGTACGGAACGAATCAACGACACGCTTCGACGTGAGGCGATCAAAGACGCACGTTCTCGTGCTGAGGCAATGGCACAAACACTCGGTTGTTCAGTGGGGGATCCGATCTCGATCGAAGACGGAGGAACACGGATCCTTCGAGGCGCGGATGTTAATGATCAAGGCTTACGGCCTCGCTTCTTTGGCATCAATGGACGTAGTTCGACCAGAGATCTGCTTTCTGGAATCGGCGGAATCGTCCAAGACTCTCATGATGTGACAGACTATTCTCTTTTCGGAAATGCCATCGCTCCAGGACTATTCCTTGTCACTCGAGGCTGCAACGCTGAGTTTGTTCTTGAATGCAACAAGTGA
- a CDS encoding OmpA family protein: protein MNAAFLLPNADFRAFPGVPSCCPAYVDGSGNGFLAGVSMDVPIVSNFRLTLRAGFSIANQILSRDEETVVSGNRPGVFRHSVDASLNDVVFEPLLKYSIASPVWILGGLQATFAVRRSFSQSEQIIQPLDEVFPNGSSTQNEVSNADIPNARAFGLSLLIGAGIDLPLNTSATVVLSPEILYSYGLTNLVDEVSWKNNAVRIGATLAWMPIPPVMMYERQDRDVIDTVIRRSRRIVESVLVQGTESIREEILTKDTLTITIHTNTRTDTLFIPDGYPADIAGDGEVSISTSTTIVQHYTPLLNTIYFDDGQEVIPDRYVRLGRETTAAFADSIRLMRTPIQAHRSMLNIIGYRLQQDSRAVVTIAGATSMEGADLVSPQIALRRAQVVRDYLVTVWKIERDRIRVTAEDLPLKAARRGTAAGDAENRRVTITSTDYSIVRPISLLDTVLLSTGIAKASVYGEAVRQPGTISVKIGDLDFGPDQPYEKSLTSEQCRILREQEAVVLSVNYTDEFARVTKAQRTIPIEQTRMKDSVPAVRRHTLAIFPIGTTNLDSRQNESIGQFARTVGSEDVVEVFGYADNVGDARRNQQIANERAEAVAQVLKSAGVYPIIKGIVVDASSIDGQPEYRVLQRSGEVVLRRNSR from the coding sequence ATGAACGCGGCCTTTCTTCTGCCAAATGCTGACTTTCGGGCATTCCCTGGGGTCCCAAGTTGCTGTCCGGCCTATGTTGATGGCTCAGGCAATGGATTCCTCGCCGGTGTCTCAATGGATGTACCGATCGTTTCGAACTTTCGGTTGACTCTCCGAGCTGGTTTTTCCATTGCCAACCAGATTCTGTCTCGAGACGAAGAAACAGTCGTCTCTGGTAACCGCCCGGGCGTATTCAGACATTCAGTTGATGCCTCATTGAATGATGTGGTTTTTGAGCCCCTTCTAAAATATTCGATCGCGTCTCCAGTGTGGATCTTGGGGGGTCTTCAGGCAACGTTTGCTGTGAGGCGGTCATTCTCGCAATCAGAGCAGATCATACAACCACTGGACGAAGTGTTCCCCAACGGATCGAGCACTCAAAACGAAGTATCGAACGCTGATATCCCAAATGCACGAGCATTCGGGCTCTCTCTTCTGATAGGCGCTGGCATTGATCTTCCTCTCAACACCAGTGCCACTGTAGTGCTATCGCCTGAGATCTTGTATTCCTATGGGCTAACAAATCTCGTTGATGAAGTATCCTGGAAAAATAACGCCGTGAGGATTGGTGCTACCTTGGCATGGATGCCCATTCCACCTGTGATGATGTATGAGCGTCAAGACCGCGATGTCATAGACACTGTGATTCGTAGATCTCGAAGGATCGTAGAATCTGTCCTTGTCCAAGGAACTGAGAGTATCAGAGAAGAGATTCTTACCAAGGATACGCTAACGATCACTATTCATACGAATACTCGCACAGACACACTATTCATCCCTGATGGATACCCAGCGGACATTGCTGGCGATGGAGAGGTGTCGATATCAACATCAACGACGATCGTACAACACTACACGCCTTTGCTGAACACGATCTACTTTGACGACGGACAAGAAGTGATCCCTGACCGTTATGTTCGGTTGGGACGAGAGACAACTGCAGCCTTTGCAGACAGCATTAGGCTCATGCGGACTCCTATTCAAGCACATCGCTCAATGCTAAACATTATCGGCTATCGTTTGCAACAGGACAGTCGCGCAGTTGTGACAATAGCGGGTGCTACTTCTATGGAAGGGGCAGATCTGGTTTCACCGCAGATTGCTCTTCGTAGGGCACAGGTCGTACGCGATTATTTGGTGACAGTGTGGAAGATCGAACGGGATCGGATACGTGTGACAGCCGAAGATCTACCGTTGAAGGCCGCACGCCGCGGCACAGCAGCAGGGGATGCAGAGAACCGACGTGTTACGATCACGTCAACAGACTATTCCATTGTGAGGCCAATCTCTCTGCTTGATACAGTCCTGCTATCAACTGGGATAGCTAAGGCTTCAGTTTATGGCGAAGCTGTTCGACAGCCAGGCACGATCAGCGTCAAGATCGGCGATCTCGATTTCGGACCAGATCAGCCGTATGAAAAGAGCCTTACATCTGAACAATGTAGGATCTTGCGTGAACAAGAAGCGGTCGTACTTTCTGTGAACTATACGGATGAATTCGCGAGAGTGACAAAGGCGCAACGAACTATACCCATTGAGCAAACGAGAATGAAGGACAGTGTTCCTGCCGTTCGTAGGCATACACTTGCCATCTTTCCCATCGGCACAACAAACCTCGATAGTCGTCAGAATGAATCAATCGGACAGTTCGCTCGCACGGTAGGTTCGGAAGACGTAGTCGAAGTGTTTGGCTATGCAGACAATGTGGGTGACGCTCGACGGAATCAACAGATCGCAAATGAGCGCGCAGAGGCCGTTGCTCAAGTATTAAAATCGGCAGGTGTTTATCCGATCATAAAGGGAATCGTCGTCGATGCCAGCAGTATTGACGGCCAGCCTGAGTATCGAGTGCTTCAACGAAGTGGAGAAGTAGTGCTCAGGAGGAATTCTCGATGA